In Odontesthes bonariensis isolate fOdoBon6 chromosome 22, fOdoBon6.hap1, whole genome shotgun sequence, one genomic interval encodes:
- the ppwd1 gene encoding peptidylprolyl isomerase domain and WD repeat-containing protein 1: protein MAASENNVELKRKADDGQDGDGDGEEADWVGPMPNEATKTKKRKVLEYERVYLNNVPSAAMYERSYMHRDVITQLVCSKTDFIITASQDGHVKFWKKKEDEGIEFVKHFRSHLGVIESISVSAEGALLCSVGDDQAMKVFDVVNFDMINMLKLGFHPGQSEWVYNPGDAICTVACSEKSTGKIFVYDGRGSNEPLHVFDKMHSSPLSQIRLNPKFRVIVSADKAGMLEYWTGLRNEFKFPKYVGWEYKTDTDLYEFAKHKTYPTSLTFSPDGKKMATIASDRKVRIFRFLTGKLMRVFDESLTMFTELQQMRQQLPDMEFGRRMAVERELEKVDGIRLTNIIFDETGHFVLYGTMLGIKVINVETNRCVRILGKLENIRVVQLCLFQGVAKAMAVAPTVEMKASDNPALQNVEPDPTIFCTAFKKNRFYMFTKREPEDTKSADSDRDIFNEKPSKEEVMAATQAEGPKRVSDSAIIHTTMGDIHIKLFPVECPKTVENFCVHSRNGYYNSHIFHRVIKGFMIQTGDPTGTGMGGESIWGGEFEDEFHATLRHDRPYTLSMANGGPGTNGSQFFITVVPTPWLDNKHTVFGRCTKGMEAVQRISNSKVNPKTDKPYEDISIINITIK from the exons ATGGCGGCATCTGAAAACAATGTGGAATTGAAGCGAAAAGCTGATGATGGCCAGGATGGAGATGGGGATGGAGAAGAAGCCGACTGGGTCGGACCCATGCCAAACGAAGCCACAAAGACTAAGAAGCGAAAAG TACTCGAATACGAGCGTGTCTATCTGAATAATGTTCCATCAGCTGCCATGTATGAACGGAGCTACATGCATAGAGACGTTATCACGCAATTGGTTTGTTCCAA GACAGACTTCATCATCACTGCCAGCCAGGATGGTCATGTCAAATTttggaagaagaaggaggacgAGGGAATAGAGTTTGTGAAACACTTTCGAAGTCACCTTG GTGTGATTGAAagcatttcagtcagtgcaGAAGGAGCTCTTCTCTGCTCTGTTGGTGATGACCAGGCCATGAAAGTATTTGATGTGGTCAACTTTGACATGATTAATATGCTGAAGTTGGG TTTTCATCCGGGCCAGTCTGAGTGGGTCTATAATCCCGGAGACGCGATCTGCACCGTGGCTTGTTCAGAAAAATCCACTGGAAAGATCTTTGTGTATGATGGAAGAGGAAGCAACGAGCCTCTGCACGTCTTTGACAAAATGCACTCCTCGCCGCTGTCCCAAATCCGCCTCAATCCCAAGTTTAGAGTCATTGTGTCTGCTGACAAAGCGGGAATGCTGGAATACTGGACAGGCCTTCGAAATGAATTCAAGTTCCCCAAGTATGTGGGCTGGGAATACAAAACAGACACGGACTTGTATGAATTTGCAAAACACAAAACGTATCCCACCAGCCTTACCTTCTCCCCTGATGGGAAGAAGATGGCCACCATAGCCTCTGACAGGAAAGTGAGGATCTTCCGTTTCCTAACAGGAAAACTGATGAGAGTGTTCGATGAATCTTTAACA ATGTTCACAGAGTTGCAGCAGATGAGGCAGCAGCTGCCCGACATGGAGTTTGGGAGGCGAATGGCTGTGGAGAGAGAACTGGAGAAGGTGGACGGCATCCGACTGACAAATATCATTTTTGATGAGACCGGCCACTTTGTCCTGTATGGGACCATGCTGGGCATCAAAGTGATCAATGTGGAAACCAACAG GTGCGTGCGGATCCTCGGGAAGCTGGAGAACATCCGCGTGGTTCAGTTGTGTCTGTTCCAGGGTGTTGCCAAGGCAATGGCCGTGGCGCCCACAGTAGAGATGAAGGCCTCCGACAACCCCGCCTTACAGAACGTAGAGCCTGACCCGACCATCTTCTGCACCGCCTTCAAGAAGAACCGCTTCTACATG tTCACTAAGAGAGAACCAGAGGATACAAAGAGCGCAGACTCAGACAGAGACATCTTTAACGAGAAGCCCTCGAAGGAAGAGGTGATGGCTGCTACTCAGGCCGAGGGTCCCAAGAGAGTGTCGGACAGCGCCATCATCCACACCACCATGGGAGACATCCACATCAAGTTGTTCCCCGTGGA ATGCCCGAAAACTGTGGAGAACTTCTGTGTTCACAGCAGGAACGGATACTACAACAGCCACATATTCCACAGAGTCATAAAG GGCTTCATGATTCAGACCGGAGACCCCACGGGCACAGGCATGGGAGGAGAGAGCATCTGGGGGGGAGAGTTTGAGGACGAGTTTCACGCCACGCTGAGACACGACCGCCCATACACGCTCAGTATGGCGAACGGAGGCCCCGGCACCAACGGCTCGCAGTTTTTTATCACCGTGGTTCCCACT CCCTGGCTCGATAACAAGCACACCGTGTTTGGAAGGTGCACGAAAGGCATGGAGGCAGTCCAGAGGATTTCCAACTCCAAAGTTAACCCCAAGACTGACAAACCGTACGAGGACATCAGCATTATCAACATCACCATAAAGTGA
- the mzt2b gene encoding mitotic-spindle organizing protein 2 isoform X1: MSQQPQQTVPSAPDSPALVVTTNVQKYAMKKKKVLNAEETELFELTQAAGITMDQEVFKILVDLLKMNVAPQAVFQTLKAMCAGQRVAESFVGEASAASHTTSMTTAPTEAREEDSLVSGKSPKPPAAPSSASGPRATRVNAKITVYGPQDASSSHSQAVRSKAGASHGEKSREASGQRVQRQPSATRGQKTKSSGSSSSSSQINST, translated from the exons ATGTCTCAACAGCCACAACAGACGGTGCCCTCCGCCCCTGACTCCCCGGCGCTGGTGGTCACTACAAACGTGCAAAAATATGccatgaaaaagaagaaagtcCTCAATGCTGAAGAGACCGAGCTGTTTGAACTGACTCAGGCTGCAGGCATCACTATGGACCAAGAGGTTTTCAA GATCTTAGTGGACCTGTTAAAGATGAACGTGGCCCCCCAAGCAGTCTTCCAGACTCTGAAGGCAATGTGTGCCGGCCAGAGAGTAGCTGAAAGCTTCGTCGGGGAGGCTTCAGCTGCCTCCCACACAACAAGCATGACCACAGCTCCTACAGAGGCCAGAG AAGAGGACTCGTTGGTCTCTGGAAAGAGCCCGAAGCCTCCTGCAGCTCCCTCCTCAGCGTCGGGCCCCAGAGCCACAAGGGTCAACGCTAAGATCACGGTCTACGGACCCCAAGACGCTAGCTCCTCTCACTCTCAAG CCGTGCGCAGCAAAGCTGGAGCGAGTCACGGTGAGAAGAGCCGAGAGGCCTCCGGCCAGAGGGTGCAGCGGCAGCCCAgcgccactagagggcagaagaCCAAGAGCTCAGGCAGCAGTAGCTCCTCGTCGCAGATCAACTCCACATAA
- the trim23 gene encoding E3 ubiquitin-protein ligase TRIM23, with protein sequence MAAAAAGINKQGAVATMEPCLRHGRGAHGGTVKVLECGVCEDVFSLQGDKVPRLLLCGHTVCHDCLTRLPLHGRAVRCPFDRQVTELGDSGVWGLKKNFALLELLERLQNGATNQSGMADDALKGMGECIIRCDEDESHTASMYCTVCATHLCAECSQLTHSTRTLAKHRRVPLADKPHEKMLCPQHQVHAIEFVCLEEACQSGPLMCCVCKEYGKHQGHKHALLESEANQIRASILDMAHCIRTFTDEVSEYSRKLVGIVQQIEGGEQIVEDGVGMAHTEHVPGTAESARSCVRAYFADLHETLCRQEEMALSVVDAHVRERLIWLRQQQEDMTILLSQVSTACLHCEKTLQQDDCRVVLAKQEINCLLETLQKQQHQFTELADHIQLDAGIPVTFTKDNRVHIGPKMEIRVVTLGLDGAGKTTILFKLKQDEFMQPIPTIGFNVETVEYKNLKFTIWDVGGKHKLRPLWKHYYLNTQAVVFVIDSCHRDRLMEAHSELAKLLTEKELRDALLLIFANKQDVPGAVSVEEMTELLSLHKLCCGRSWHIQGCDARSGMGLHEGLDWLSRQLVAAGVLDVA encoded by the exons ATGGCCGCTGCTGCAGCAGGAATAAACAAGCAGGGCGCCGTAGCGACGATGGAGCCATGTCTCCGACACGGGAGGGGAGCTCATGGAGGCACCGTCAAG GTGCTGGAGTGCGGTGTCTGTGAGGACGTCTTCTCTCTCCAAGGCGACAAGGTCCCTCGTCTGTTGCTCTGCGGTCACACAGTGTGCCATGACTGTCTCACCCGGCTGCCCCTCCATGGCAGAGCGGTCCGCTGCCCCTTCGACAGACAGGTCACCGAGCTGG GTGACTCTGGTGTTTGGGGTTTAAAGAAGAACTTTGCTCTGCTGGAACTCTTGGAGCGACTCCAGAATGGAGCCACCAACCAGTCAGGGATGGCTGACGATGCCCTGAAAGGCATGGGAGAA TGTATAATCCGGTGTGACGAGGACGAGAGCCACACAGCCTCCATGTACTGCACCGTGTGTGCCACCCACCTGTGTGCCGAGTGCTCTCAGCTCACCCACTCCACTCGCACGCTGGCCAAACACCGCCGGGTGCCGCTGGCTGATAAGCCTCATGAGAAGATGCTCTGCCCACAGCATCAGGTCCACGCCATCGAGTTTGTCTGTCTGGAAGAAGCCTGTCAGTCCGGGCCGCTCATGTGCTGTGTGTGCAAGGAGTACGGCAAGCACCAGGGACATAAG CACGCGCTTCTTGAGTCCGAGGCCAATCAGATCCGTGCGTCCATCCTGGACATGGCCCACTGCATCCGCACCTTCACGGACGAGGTGTCCGAGTACTCGAGGAAGCTGGTGGGCATCGTGCAGCAAATCGAGGGCGGCGAGCAGATAGTGGAGGACGGAGTGGGCATGGCGCACACCGAACAC GTCCCCGGCACCGCTGAGAGCGCGCGCTCCTGTGTCCGAGCCTACTTCGCGGACCTCCACGAGACTCTGTGCCGGCAGGAAGAGATGGCACTGAGCGTGGTGGACGCTCACGTCCGGGAGAGGCTCATTTGgctgaggcagcagcaggaggacatGACCATCCTGCTGTCCCAGGTCTCCACCGCCTGCCTGCACTGCGAGAAAACTCTTCAACAG GATGACTGCAGAGTTGTGCTGGCAAAGCAGGAGATCAACTGTTTGCTGGAGACACTTCAGAAGCAGCAGCATCAGTTCACTGAGCTGGCTGATCACATCCAGCTGGATGCTGGCATCCCTGTCACCTTCACCAAG GACAACAGAGTCCACATTGGTCCAAAGATGGAGATCCGTGTTGTGACGCTCGGGCTCGATGGAGCCGGAAAAACCACCATCCTCTTCAAGCTGAAGCAAGATGAGTTCATGCAGCCCATCCCAACCATCG gttTCAATGTGGAGACGGTTGAGTACAAGAACTTGAAATTCACTATCTGGGATGTGGGTGGAAAACACAAGCTCAGACCCCTGTGGAAACACTATTATCTGAACACTCAAG CGGTGGTGTTCGTGATCGACAGCTGCCACAGAGACAGGCTGATGGAGGCCCACAGCGAGCTGGCCAAGCTACTGACAGAGAAGGAGCTGCGGGATGCCTTGCTGCTCATCTTTGCGAACAAACAG GACGTTCCCGGCGCTGTGTCGGTGGAGGAGATGACGGAGCTGCTGAGCCTGCACAAGCTGTGCTGCGGGCGGAGCTGGCACATTCAGGGCTGCGACGCGCGCAGCGGGATGGGCCTCCACGAGGGGCTGGACTGGCTCTCCAGGCAGCTGGTGGCTGCTGGGGTCCTGGATGTCGCCTAA
- the mzt2b gene encoding mitotic-spindle organizing protein 2 isoform X2, whose translation MSQQPQQTVPSAPDSPALVVTTNVQKYAMKKKKVLNAEETELFELTQAAGITMDQEVFKILVDLLKMNVAPQAVFQTLKAMCAGQRVAESFVGEASAASHTTSMTTAPTEARAVRSKAGASHGEKSREASGQRVQRQPSATRGQKTKSSGSSSSSSQINST comes from the exons ATGTCTCAACAGCCACAACAGACGGTGCCCTCCGCCCCTGACTCCCCGGCGCTGGTGGTCACTACAAACGTGCAAAAATATGccatgaaaaagaagaaagtcCTCAATGCTGAAGAGACCGAGCTGTTTGAACTGACTCAGGCTGCAGGCATCACTATGGACCAAGAGGTTTTCAA GATCTTAGTGGACCTGTTAAAGATGAACGTGGCCCCCCAAGCAGTCTTCCAGACTCTGAAGGCAATGTGTGCCGGCCAGAGAGTAGCTGAAAGCTTCGTCGGGGAGGCTTCAGCTGCCTCCCACACAACAAGCATGACCACAGCTCCTACAGAGGCCAGAG CCGTGCGCAGCAAAGCTGGAGCGAGTCACGGTGAGAAGAGCCGAGAGGCCTCCGGCCAGAGGGTGCAGCGGCAGCCCAgcgccactagagggcagaagaCCAAGAGCTCAGGCAGCAGTAGCTCCTCGTCGCAGATCAACTCCACATAA